The window GGTGAAGGCATGGGCAACCAGTTCCTAGCCAACATTCGTGAAACTGACGCGATTGCCCATGTCGTACGCTGCTTTGATGATGATAATGTCGTACACGTCGATGGCCGCATCAGCCCCATTGATGATATCGAAACCATCAATACTGAACTGGCATTGGCTGATTTAGACGCCGTTGAGCGTGCCGTTTTTAACTTGACCAAAAAAGCCAAAGGCGGCGATAAAGACGCCCAAGAGATGCTTGATGTGTTCAAAAAAATCGAGCCATTACTTGCTGAAGGTCAACCTGCACGGGCAGCAAATATTGATAGCGATGAGAAGAAACTCATCAGAAGCTACGGTCTGATCACCCTTAAGCCGACCATGTATATCGCCAACGTTAGCGAAGATGGCTTCGAGAACAACCCTTACCTTGACGCGGTACGTGACTATGCTACTGGCGATGAGTCTATTGTCATTGCGTTATGCAATCAGATTGAATCTGAAATTGCGCAGCTTGATGAAAGCGATAAGCAAGATTTCTTAGATGATATGGGCATGGAAGAAGCCGGTCTCGATCAAGTCATTCGTGGCGGTTATGACTTACTCGATATGCAGACTTACTTTACCGCTGGTGTTAAAGAAGTACGCGCTTGGACCGTTGCTATTGGCGCGACTGCTCCTCAAGCGGCTGGCGTGATTCATACTGACTTTGAGCGCGGCTTTATTCGTGCCGACGTTATCGCCTATGACGACTTTATTGAACATAACGGTGAAAAAGGCGCAGCTACTGCCGGTAAGTCACGTCTAGAAGGCAAAACTTATATCGTACAAGATGGCGATGTGATGCATTTCCGCTTCAACGTATAAGTGAATTATTAACTTAGTACTCCTCTTAATTTAATACTAGGCTTACTGATACGATCTTTATTTACCGATCTTAGCATAAGATTATCAAAAGCCAGCCTTGATGCTGGCTTTTTTATGCGCCTGATTTTAGTATAGTGGGTTCAGTCCTTTTAAAAATAATAACAATGAATAATGGGAGATGAATTATGAGCGCTAACTTTAATAAACCTTACAACACTAGTGACCACTGGGCACGATTATTTAGTGCCCAGCGCTTGGGCAATGCTAAAAAAGCGCCGGCTCAGGATAGCGCCCGTAGTGCCTTTCATAAAGATTACGACCGCTTGGTGTTTTCACATTCGTTTCGCCAGCTTAACCAAAAGACCCAAGTCCATCCGTTGACCAATCAATTAGGCATTCATACGCGCTTAACCCATTCATTAGAAGTATCGTGTATTGGACGCTCATTAGGGATAATGGCAGCAGAGAAGCTGCATGATAAATTACCAAACGGCTTGCCAGCGGGTGTGTCGCCAGCAGACGTCGGTGTGATTGTCCAAGCCGCTTGCCTCGCCCATGATATCGGTAATCCGCCTTTTGGACATGCTGGAGAATATGCGATTCGCGACTGGTTTATGCATCCTGAGCGCGAGGCGGTATTACAGCATCTAAGCACCAATGAGCAATTAGATGTTCTAGCCTATGAAGGCAATGCACAAGGGTTTAGATTATTAGTACGCAATGAGCATCACCCTGATATGGGTGGTATGCGCTTAACTTGTGCTACCTTAGGCGCATTTATGAAATATCCTTGGCTGGCCGTGCATAGCAATGAGGTTGCTGTTGATACTACAGATGAAGAAATTTTTCATACTAAAAATGGCAATAATAATAGACCACAGCCAGCGCCTAATGTTCAAAAAAACCTACAAAAATTTGGCTGCTTTTACAGTGAAGCTGAGCAGCTCGAGCAACTGGCTGCCTGCTTACAACTGCCCCGTTCCGAGCAACATGATGGCTTTGCGCGTCATCCACTGGCTTATTTGTTGGAGGCCGCAGATGATATCTGTTACGCACTAATTGACTTAGAAGATGGTATTCATCTTGGAATGCTCAGTTACAAGGAGGTGGCGAGTATACTTTATGAGCTAATTGGTGAGCACCCTGACACTATCACTCTGTCGCCACAGATGTCTGTCAGACAAAGTTTAGCATCACTACGGGCACGAGCAATGATGCGCCTGGTCAATACTGTCACCGATGCCTTTGTTAGCAATGCTGATGCTATGCTAGCAGGAACACTCACGGGGAGCTTATTCACTCATTGCGATACCAATGTACAAAATGGTATCACGCAGGCCAAGCAGCTGGCTCGCGAGCAAATATTTAACCATCCTAGTAAAGTACGAATGGAGCTGATGGCCAATCAATGCTTACATCGACTGCTGGATGCTTTTATGCCACTGGCATGGACCGCCCTTACTGCTACGCCAAAATCGTTTGAGCAACAGCGTCTATTAATCTTACTACAGCCGCATCTTGATGAGCATCGGCGCGTACTATCAGATAACATTTACCATAATATTTTAAATATTCTAGACTTTATTACAGGTATGAACGATCATGAAGCTTATAGATTGGCGCAAGAGTTACAAGGTCATTGGGGTACCATGGTTTAATAAGCTAACAGTACAACCTACTATAACTGAGTATTTCATTCGTATTCTAGCGATGAAATGAGTATGATAAACACCTATCGGGTAATTTTGAAATATTATGAGCAGTCGCGAACAGAAGAAACTTCAAACTCGACACGCATTTTTTAATGCAGTGCTCGATTTATGTATGACAGGTCAGTCTTTTAGCTCTATTAGCCTCAGGCAGGTAACACGCGAGGTTGGCGTTGTGCCGACTGCGTTTTATCGTCACTTCGATGGTATGGAATCGCTTGGACAAGCGTTGGTGGTTGAAGAGTTGGGCAATACCTTAGCCATTTTACGTGATAGCCTGCATATTGGGCGTAGACGTAGCTTTGAGCGGCAAATTGCCAAGAGTATTCAACTATTTTTGCAAACGGTTAGCGAGCAGCCGTACTATTGGCAGTTTTTGGTCAGTGAGCGCTTTGGTGGCTCAGAGGCGGTACGTAAGGCCATCAGTGAGCTAATAAAAATGCACGGGCAGATTTTAGGGGAAGACTTAGCACTACAGCCAGCGTTCACCCATATCAATACTTACGATCGCCGATTACTCGCTGAGGCTGGCGTGAATATGTTTTTTTCTTGGATTATCGATTGGCTGGAGCTGACTTATTCTGAGGATCATGACGATGAGGTTGATTTGACAGAGATTGAAGACAAGAAACAATTAATGCTACACAATTGTACCCGCCAAGCACAAATGTTATTCTATGGGGCTTATAACTGGAAGTCGAGCGAAGAGACGCGCCTGACTGATTGATAGCTCTAACTTTCTATCTTTACAATATATTTAGTCCCAAGAAGATGCGTATCATCAATATTGGCGCTGGTAGAAATACAATTGAATGCTGTACTGTATCTACAGAGGCTACTTAAATTTCTACCCGCCCGTAATCTAAATATTTGAAATATAAAAACTTGAAATGCCAGTCAAAAAACACATTAACTGGCTGCTGCCACTCGTTAAAAACTAGGCCGAAATGCCCATAAGCGCTGCGCAACGACTTTGATAACCTTAGGGCTGTTATCTTGATTACGGCTGTTATTGTTAGCGTCGCTATTGGTATTATTACTGCCTCCGTTGTTGCCATTTGTGGCACCATTGCCATTATCAGCATTATCCTTACTGCTATCAACACTGGTTTTGCTAATCAATACGGTCGCAAAGCGCTGCCTCGCCTCGCCAATATTTGAGCTGGCGGTAGCGGTGATAAGTGCCATAAATGCTTGGCTATCCACTGCTAGTAATGGCGCTAGTGCTTTGCGCTGATCATCATTCAGACTACTCAAGGGTGGCAGTTTCCATAAGTCATCAACCGACTCTAATGCCTGCTTGGCGCGCAAATCAGTAAGCGCTTGCGTTTGCTCAGCAGTCGCGCCGTCCATTAAAGCCGCCAGTAGCACAGGACTTGCCGTATTGATATTAATCGGCAAGTAATAAGGAACAGCCGTAACATAAGGCCGTAGGGTTGCTAATACTTCAGCACTCACTCCGCGAACCTCTTGTAGCTGCTCGACGCTTACCAGTGGTTGATTTGGCAAGGTTTTATCTGTTGTATTGCCCGACTGCTGAGCATAAACCACACTCTCATCGCCGCCATCTTTATAAGTCTCGCTATCCGTATCTTGCCAATCAAGTACGGCAACGGCGATATCAGGCTTCAAATTTAACTGAGTCAATAAACGCTGAAAGGTAGCAAGCGCAGCGGTATCGACCGCGTTATCATGATATAAATTATTGATATTAAAACGGCTGGCTTCGTCACGCAGCTCAGTGGTAATAGCGTGCGTACCTAAGGCATAGGGCGGTAGCGGCTGTGCCCAAATATCTTGTACGCTATCAGTATTATTTAGCTGATTATCAGCACGCAGCATAGTGAGTGCCAACTGCTGACCTGCATTAATATCTTGTAGCAGCTGGTCTTGGTTGAAGATCAAGCCACTACGGCGAATGGCAATCTTTTGACTGGCCAGCATCGATCCTGCAACCACAGTAATGCTGACAACCAATAGCAAGACGGTCAATAGCGCCACACCACGCTCAGAGTCCGGTGTCATTGACATAAGCGACTCTTTTTATTGATCGGTTGACGCATTTTACACACCACCTTCTACATTGCTATTACTGTTATGTGGTGTGGCTTGCGGTGCAAGCGCCCATTGCCACGTGATCGGCATCTCCTGATAGGTGAAGTTGACTGCAACGCCTTTGGGTAGGAGGATGATTTCAGACTTATCAGGGGCCATATTAGCCGTTTGTCCTAGCGCTCTATTGGCGTTGTTACTGCTATCTGTGCTAGGGAACTTGCTACTCATCTCCGGCAAATAGGCTTGCCAGCTCCCTGCGGTCACGCCTTCAAGCAGTACGCTGTCTAGGCTGACGCTATCACGTCCTCCTTGGATACTGGTATATTGCCGGCGAATTAAACGTTGATCAGCAAAAATATATTCAACCCGCTGCACACTGGTGCTACTTTGATAGCGCGGATCAGGATCAGCAAATCGCACAAAATTAATATGCTCGTCATCTAAGCTCATAAAGGGCTCAGCAGCGATTGGGTTCGTTTGGTTGTTATTGTTATTAGAGTTGCTATTGTTGCCGCTGTTATTACTGACACTTTGCGCATCGGGCGCTTGATAAGCAATAATCTGTCCCATATCTTGTTGTAGCTGCAGATACGCGTATTGCAATACCGCCAAGTTATCAGCATGGTACTGCGCCCGCTCACGTGCGCGATTAACGCTGTCAAATACTTGCCAACCGGCAACCGCCAGCATCGCAAATATCGCCATCGCTACCATCAATTCAAGTAGCGTAAAGCCATGCTGCGGCCTCATGGCTTGCCTCCAGTGGGATCTAATCTTCCTAAGTCCATACTACCAATCTCTTGCTCAGGGTCGCTTAGCACCACATTGATATCAGTGACAGTCGTACGGGCTTGACCGTCGACGATAGGCGCGACCGTGATATTTACCTCTTTTAGAGCGGGTGTCAGGGTATCAGCAACCGTCATAGTAACTTGCCAATCTCGACCTTGAGCAGTGGTGGTTTGCGTGCGATTGGCCGTAAGCCAAGTCTCTTGGATACGCAAATCAGCAGCCGCGTTTTGTGCCACAAAATGGGCAAGCGTTCGTGTCCGCAATACATCGACTGAATTTAAGTAAGCACTGCTGGCGCGGCTGGCGGCTACCGCGACCACGGCCAAAATAGCTAGCGCCACCATTACTTCAATCAGTGTAAACCCGCTCTCACGATTTGACATCATTCGTTATAACCCTTGCCCTATCGTCATACTGCCATCAGGCATGATAGTAATCACCTCACCAACCAAGCGCGACTGATGGCGTACCTCAATCGTCACTGGCGTGGCCTGCCCCGTTCCGAACCATAATACTTGCGGCACCGTTTGCGTAGTAAACCAAGGCTGCAAGGCTCGCGTCTCTACTGCCCCATTTGCATTATTCCTATTGCTGCTGTTATTAATAGCTTCTAAGCTTTGAATACTCAGACTAACCCCAGCAGGCAGTTCGGGCAAGGTGACATCAGGTTCGAGATCCCAGCTTGGGGTTGGTGGTTGCTCTCCATTAGAACCAGACATACCGGACAGATCTGCTGAAAGCTCCATGGCGTTTTTGGGCGTACTATCCGCGTTACTTGGTTTATCAACCGTTTGGTAAGCGATATATGGGTTTGATAATGTGACAATAACGGGTGTCACTTGGCCTCGCTTGTCTGCTTGTAAACTTAGCCCCATCGGCTGCATACGCTCAGCCGATAATAGACGGACATAGCTGAGCGAATCGGTTAGATGCTCATAAAAGGCGCGGTTTTTACGGGACTCACTACTGCCGACCGATAAGCTTATCATGCCAGCAAATATAGATATAATCACCACCACCACTACGATTTCAACTAGGGTAAAACCAGTCTGTGAACGAAATACGGTTGGTGGTATTAATATTGAAGGTAATTTTTGAGAAGGCGGTATCTCAGAAGGAGGTGTTTGACAACCATTTGTCTTAGAATGATTTGATTGAGAGTGAATTAACTGAGAATGATTTAATTGATAACAGTAAGGAAAACAATGACAGATACCAATTTTTATATCTGCGTTATTATTTAGACTAAGCACTTTTTTGCTGGTTAATAGACAGAAAGGGCAAGCGGCCACTGAGCTGAACTTAGTCTTAGCAGTGACCGGCATATTATCCCTATTATTATGTAGAGCAATGAGTAAATGTGATAAATTTTTAAAAATTTAAGAACTTAAACTCATTTAAACGCTTAGGCATTGATGTTTTATCACATGGCTTTTTGAAACCTTGATAATCTAATAAACGCTATTAATAGTTAGCATTACGATGTTCTTCTGACTCAGTCTCAATCTGATCTACCAACTCTTGCATGTCTTCATCCATGACCTGTTCATCAGCAGCAGGATAATGACTGGGTAACTCTAACATCTGCTGAACAAAAGCATAACGTAAGGTATCACGGCGACCTAAATAACGCTGATAAAAACTAGAGTTCAATAGTCCTGCACCGCCCTGACCCATAGCCCAAATGGAAGACAAATAATCTCGGGTGCTCAGACTGCTGCGCTCATCTTTTAAATAAACGCTAATAATGTCAATCAAGCGCTTCATACGCTGGCGACGAATATCATACAGCTCACCGAACAAGCGGTTAAGACCCGTAACCGAGGCAGCAAGGCGCTCTTCGATTTGGTTCAGTAGCATGGCTTTTTGCGGATTATAGAGCTGCTGAAAAATCATACGGGCGACTCCTGCCGATGGGCAATCTTCAATACGATTGATCTCAAACAACTGCTCTTCATAACGAAGAATAATACGCAGATATAGCTCATCTTTGCTGGAGAAATGCTTATATAGCGTACCTTTGGCCAAATCAAGCTGGTCTGCCAGACTGTCTAAAGTGATGTCACCGTCGCCCGACTCCAGTAACAGTTGCTCAGCCATCGCTAAGATATTCTCTTCTCGTGCTTTGAACTGGTGTTGACGACTCATGCTTTCTCCTAAAATCTAATAAAATTAAGCGTATGACCACAGTACGATATATAGTACGTTCAGCTGTGTGCTGACAATGACTATAAAATAACTACAAGGTAGCCATGAAGTGGTTGAAACAAGTTGCTACGTTCGGCTGTATCTTATGGATAGTTAACGGCTTAATAAGTAATTTCAACAAATGACTGATTGGTCATAGCATAACGATTTTAGTGATACTGTGCTAGTAAATTTTCGAAGTTTTTTGCAGTCAGCGCACCAACTTCTTCAGCACTACAGCCATATAAATCTGCGAGACAACTTGCCACGTACGGCACATAGGCAGGCTCATTGGACCTACCACGTTTGGGTACGGGTGCTAAATAAGGGCTATCCGTTTCAATCAGCAGTCTATCTCTAGGAACTTTTTGCGCAGCGTCACGTATGGTTTGCGCGCTTTTAAAGCTCACAATCCCTGAGAATGAGATATAAAACCCCAAATCAAGTGCTTTTTTGGCGGTTTCCCAATCTTCAGTAAAGCAATGAATAATGCCGTGCTCAGCGCCTTCAGCTTTTAGGATATCAATCGTGTCGTGTTTGGCCTCACGAGTATGGACGATAATTGGTTTTTTTAGCTGTTGGCTGGCATGAACATGACGCGCAAGGCTGGCTTGTTGCTCGTGCTTATTGTCAGTCGACCAGTAATAATCCAGCCCCGTCTCCCCTATGGCCCATACATGATCGGCATTAGCGGTCTCAACCAAACGCTCTATAGTCGCTGATTGCAATACGGCGATATCTTCGCAAGGATGGATGCCCACACTCATGCCTAAATTCAGGGTCTCATCACCATAAGTGCTAACAATATTGGCAATCTCGTCATACTCTGCAAAGTCACACATAATCGCCATCGCACGCGTGACATTGGCGTCTTTCATAGCGGCAATCGCGCCGGCTAAATCACCATCGTGGCGAGTTAAATCTAAACGGTTAAGATGGCAATGGCTATCAGTAAACATAAATAATCTCTTCGATAAAAAATGTATTAATAAAAAATCTTCTTAGTGAATAGATATTGCCTTAGTCGTGAGGTTTTTCAAGACAAGGACAATAGGCATGGCTTAAGCATTACTATTAGTACGCGTTGAACAGCGTTTATTTATTTTCGACCACCACTTACTGCAACGGTACCACTCGCATCACTTCCTCAAGCGTTGTCACGCCTTCGCTAATACGTTTTGCGCCAGATAAGCGTAATGGCTGTACGCCTTCGCGGTACGCTTGTTGTTTGATAACATCTAAATTCGAATCTGCTGCCACCAGTTTCTTAAGCTCATTGGATAATGGCATAATCTCATATAAACCAATGCGCCCTTGATAACCGGTATGGCGACAGTGCTCACAGCCCTGTGCGCTATAGATTTGCGTAGGCAACGGCGCGCGCCAAGGCTGTACCAATTCCTGCCATTGAATAGCAACCTCACTATCAGCAGTCACGGTCTGCGCTTGCTTACAGTGCGGGCATAGCGTTCGCAGTAGCCGCTGGGCCATCACGCCCAATATAGTAGCTGAGGTCAAAAACGGCTGGATACCCAAGTCATGTAAGCGCGTTATCGAGCTTGGCGCATCATTCGTGTGCAAGGTTGATAGCACCAAATGCCCCGTTAATGACGCTTGTACGGCCATATTTGCGGTTTCAGCATCACGAATCTCACCTACCATAATAATATCGGGATCTTGGCGCATTAATGAGCGAATACCATCGGCAAAGTGCAGATCAACCCCCGCATTAACCTGCATCTGATTAAAGGCGGGCTCAATCATCTCGATAGGATCTTCGATAGTACAGACATTCACTTGCTCGGTCGCCAGCTGCTTTAATGTGCTATATAAGGTAGTGGTTTTACCTGAACCCGTCGGACCGGTGACCAGAATAATACCATTAGGATGGGCTGTTAGCTCATTCCACGTTTCTAACTGTTTACCAGATAAGCCAAGCTGGGCAAAGGTACGCACTAAGACTTCAGGATCAAACACCCGCATGACTAATTTCTCACCAAAAGCAGTGGGCAAAGTAGACAAACGCAGTTCGGTTTCCGTCCCTTTTGGGGTCCGCGTTTTTAAGCGGCCATCTTGCGGTTTGCGCTTTTCAGCAACATTGAGTCGCCCTAAGATTTTAATCCGTGCCGTTACTGCCACTATAATGGCTAGCGGCATCTCATAGACCGTATGCAGCACCCCATCAATGCGAAAGCGCACCTTTCCGGTCTCACGGCGCGGCTCAAGGTGAATATCACTGGCACGCTGCTCAAAGGCATATTGCAGCAGCCAATCAACGACTTTGACAATATGCTGATCATTGGCATCGGGATTGGTATTATCACCAAGCTGTAATAATGCTTCGACATTCGTGACATCAGCAGCAGCCCGTTTATGAACAGAATTTGCGCCCGCAATCGCTTGAGTTACTTGATAGAACTCTTGGCGATAACGATTAATCTGCTCAGGATTGATATAGACCGTACGGAAAGTTTTAGATTTGATAATCTTTTCTATATTAGAGTGCCAATCGCTATAAAAGGGTTGATCTGTACCAATCACCACCTCATCATTAGTGACTTCTATCGGTAATATATGTTGCGAGCGGGCGTACTCAAACGACATGATTTGCGTTACCGCTGGCACGTCAACTTTTAGCGGGTCGATACGCACGAGTGACATCTCGGCCTTTGCGGCTAACCATTGATTCAACCATGCCAGCGTCAGCTTATGGTCACGCTCCTGATCAAGAGCATGACCATTGGCCAAACCAAACTCGCTAACCGTCAGCAGCGGATGTTGCGCTTTATCACGGCGACTGGTTACCACCAGATTGTAATCACGCTGATCAATCACCTTATCTGCCAATAACTCATCGAGACACCAGCGCAGATCAACCACTAGCGAGAACTTCGGAACCGACATATTCTTCTTCTTTTATTATTAAATAAGTAGCGAAAGGTTTATTAAAACGCGCTATTCTATAGTTGAGCCACTTTAAAACAGACACAACAGTATGGCTGGGAGAAATTTTAGTAGCCTCTGGCGTGACGCAGTCACACAGCAAGTTTAACCGCTATTATCTGTAAATGGCCTTCTTCTATCGATTGAAAACTCACATCAACGGACTTATAGCGCATGATAAAAATACTATGCAATTCATTACGGCGATAAGCAGGCCGTGGATCTTGGGCGATCAAAGCTTTAATAGGCTCAATATCAGAGTCTATCAGCTGCTGCTGTATCTTATCTATAACGGTTGCCACAGTAGTGTGTTTTTTGCTACTACTCTCAGTAAAATACCCTGAGCTAACAATTTCTCCACAAACAATTTCTCCAAACTGTTCTCGTGCCAGCTCAGTCATTACCACGGTTAATGGCGCTGGTGCTATTGGTGCAAATCCACTCTCAGCGTTAATATGAGCATCACTATAAGCGACATAAGGCTTAATATCGATAATTGGTGTGCCATCAATCATATCAGCGCCACTGATCATTAATAGCACACGTCCCTCTAATACTTCAATACGCTCAAGCTTCACCACTGACAGTCCTAAAGCGGAAGGACGATACATACTGCGACTGGCAAACACGCCTATTTTTTGATTGCCACCCAGCCTTGGCGGTCGTACTTGCGCGCGAAAATTCGTATTACCATCGCTTTCATCTGAAGGCTTGGCTTTGTTAACATGGTTTGATTTGGTTAAATAGTTGTGATGAAACTGCCAACTGATCCAAATATGGCTAAATGCTTCTAATCCCACAAATGCCGCTGGCGTATCATAAGGCGCAATCATCTCAATCACACTGCTCAGCGCCACCAAATTCGGCTGCCTTGGCGCACCAAACTTCTGTGATAATGGCGCTCGATGATAGCCAATGATGGGCGCAACATGGCTGGTTTTCAGCTGACTAGTTTCAAAGTGACCCGTTTCAAAATTACTAGTTTCAAAGTGATCAGGCATAAACCAACTCCCAAAACAATAAACGCTCTATACAAAAAAGGTCATTAGAAAGATACGAAATTATTCGCTAACGATATTCCATTTTATCATGCTACGGATGCCTTGCTTAGCGGATTTTTATTTTAAAGTTTGTTATTATGAGTGAAGATATTTATTGAGAATAACTTGCATTTATACTGTAGGGCACGCTGCTTTGACTTTACAGGCATTACTACGACCTTATATAGCACCAGAATAATGTTAAAATAGCTACTTATACCTTTATAACAAGCTTAGTTAACGCATAGCACTATCGGTGTTTTAGATTGGTGTCTTGAACCATCTTTTGAATTTGCATACCGTTTTAGAGCTTCGCTTAATAGTACTCGCCTAAAGACTTGAATACATCATTGTAAACATTCAACATTATAGAAAATCAACTTAATGCTAACGCTTAATTTAATACTCATTTAAACCTACTGCCGCAGACAGCAACCAATCAACGAGGACTTTATGTCAAAACTTCGCACCGAAACGGTCACAGAGGTTCATCACTGGAATGACGCTCTATTTAGTATAAAAACCACGCGTGACGACGGCTTACGCTTTCGTAATGGCGAGTTTGCGATGATCGGTATCATCGTTGATGGCAGACCACTGTTGCGCGCTTACTCGATTGCCAGTCCTAACTATGAAGAACACTTAGAGTTTCTTTCTATCAAAGTTTCTGATGGCCCATTAACCTCACGCCTGCAACATGTCAAAGTCGGCGACGAGTTATTGGTCAGTAAAAAACCAACGGGTACCTTAGTATTAGATGACTTATTACCCGGTAAACACCTATATATGCTGTCAACAGGCACAGGGCTTGCACCATTTCTGGCATTAGCGCGTGATCCTGAAGTATATGAGCGCTTTGAAAAAATAATTTTAGTCCATGGCGTGCGTTCTATCGATGATTTGGCATATCGTGATATGTTCGAAAACGAATTACCAAATGATGAAATCTTCGGTGAAGAGTTCCGTGAAAAATTCATTTACTATCCTACTGTTACTCGCGAAGACTTCAGAAATACCGGTCGTATTACCGACTTAATGAAGTCTGGCAAGTTCTTTGAAGATATTGGCTTGCCACCGATTAATAAAGACGATGACCGCGTCTTGATCTGCGGTAGTATGCCTTTCAATGCCGAGGTGTCAGAGATTTTAGATGACTTTGGGCTGACAGTCTCACCGCGTATGGGTGTACAAGCGGACTATGTGGTCGAACGTGCTTTTG of the Psychrobacter sp. LV10R520-6 genome contains:
- the gspI gene encoding type II secretion system minor pseudopilin GspI, which encodes MMSNRESGFTLIEVMVALAILAVVAVAASRASSAYLNSVDVLRTRTLAHFVAQNAAADLRIQETWLTANRTQTTTAQGRDWQVTMTVADTLTPALKEVNITVAPIVDGQARTTVTDINVVLSDPEQEIGSMDLGRLDPTGGKP
- the gspJ gene encoding type II secretion system minor pseudopilin GspJ yields the protein MRPQHGFTLLELMVAMAIFAMLAVAGWQVFDSVNRARERAQYHADNLAVLQYAYLQLQQDMGQIIAYQAPDAQSVSNNSGNNSNSNNNNNQTNPIAAEPFMSLDDEHINFVRFADPDPRYQSSTSVQRVEYIFADQRLIRRQYTSIQGGRDSVSLDSVLLEGVTAGSWQAYLPEMSSKFPSTDSSNNANRALGQTANMAPDKSEIILLPKGVAVNFTYQEMPITWQWALAPQATPHNSNSNVEGGV
- a CDS encoding prepilin-type N-terminal cleavage/methylation domain-containing protein, with product MPPSQKLPSILIPPTVFRSQTGFTLVEIVVVVVIISIFAGMISLSVGSSESRKNRAFYEHLTDSLSYVRLLSAERMQPMGLSLQADKRGQVTPVIVTLSNPYIAYQTVDKPSNADSTPKNAMELSADLSGMSGSNGEQPPTPSWDLEPDVTLPELPAGVSLSIQSLEAINNSSNRNNANGAVETRALQPWFTTQTVPQVLWFGTGQATPVTIEVRHQSRLVGEVITIMPDGSMTIGQGL
- a CDS encoding TetR family transcriptional regulator, encoding MSSREQKKLQTRHAFFNAVLDLCMTGQSFSSISLRQVTREVGVVPTAFYRHFDGMESLGQALVVEELGNTLAILRDSLHIGRRRSFERQIAKSIQLFLQTVSEQPYYWQFLVSERFGGSEAVRKAISELIKMHGQILGEDLALQPAFTHINTYDRRLLAEAGVNMFFSWIIDWLELTYSEDHDDEVDLTEIEDKKQLMLHNCTRQAQMLFYGAYNWKSSEETRLTD
- the ychF gene encoding redox-regulated ATPase YchF yields the protein MGFNCGIVGLPNVGKSTLFNALTKAGIAAENFPFCTKDPNTGIVPVPDLRLKKLADIVKPERVLPTTMEFVDIAGLVAGASKGEGMGNQFLANIRETDAIAHVVRCFDDDNVVHVDGRISPIDDIETINTELALADLDAVERAVFNLTKKAKGGDKDAQEMLDVFKKIEPLLAEGQPARAANIDSDEKKLIRSYGLITLKPTMYIANVSEDGFENNPYLDAVRDYATGDESIVIALCNQIESEIAQLDESDKQDFLDDMGMEEAGLDQVIRGGYDLLDMQTYFTAGVKEVRAWTVAIGATAPQAAGVIHTDFERGFIRADVIAYDDFIEHNGEKGAATAGKSRLEGKTYIVQDGDVMHFRFNV
- a CDS encoding TatD family hydrolase; its protein translation is MFTDSHCHLNRLDLTRHDGDLAGAIAAMKDANVTRAMAIMCDFAEYDEIANIVSTYGDETLNLGMSVGIHPCEDIAVLQSATIERLVETANADHVWAIGETGLDYYWSTDNKHEQQASLARHVHASQQLKKPIIVHTREAKHDTIDILKAEGAEHGIIHCFTEDWETAKKALDLGFYISFSGIVSFKSAQTIRDAAQKVPRDRLLIETDSPYLAPVPKRGRSNEPAYVPYVASCLADLYGCSAEEVGALTAKNFENLLAQYH
- the gspK gene encoding type II secretion system minor pseudopilin GspK, coding for MSMTPDSERGVALLTVLLLVVSITVVAGSMLASQKIAIRRSGLIFNQDQLLQDINAGQQLALTMLRADNQLNNTDSVQDIWAQPLPPYALGTHAITTELRDEASRFNINNLYHDNAVDTAALATFQRLLTQLNLKPDIAVAVLDWQDTDSETYKDGGDESVVYAQQSGNTTDKTLPNQPLVSVEQLQEVRGVSAEVLATLRPYVTAVPYYLPININTASPVLLAALMDGATAEQTQALTDLRAKQALESVDDLWKLPPLSSLNDDQRKALAPLLAVDSQAFMALITATASSNIGEARQRFATVLISKTSVDSSKDNADNGNGATNGNNGGSNNTNSDANNNSRNQDNSPKVIKVVAQRLWAFRPSF
- a CDS encoding deoxyguanosinetriphosphate triphosphohydrolase, whose protein sequence is MSANFNKPYNTSDHWARLFSAQRLGNAKKAPAQDSARSAFHKDYDRLVFSHSFRQLNQKTQVHPLTNQLGIHTRLTHSLEVSCIGRSLGIMAAEKLHDKLPNGLPAGVSPADVGVIVQAACLAHDIGNPPFGHAGEYAIRDWFMHPEREAVLQHLSTNEQLDVLAYEGNAQGFRLLVRNEHHPDMGGMRLTCATLGAFMKYPWLAVHSNEVAVDTTDEEIFHTKNGNNNRPQPAPNVQKNLQKFGCFYSEAEQLEQLAACLQLPRSEQHDGFARHPLAYLLEAADDICYALIDLEDGIHLGMLSYKEVASILYELIGEHPDTITLSPQMSVRQSLASLRARAMMRLVNTVTDAFVSNADAMLAGTLTGSLFTHCDTNVQNGITQAKQLAREQIFNHPSKVRMELMANQCLHRLLDAFMPLAWTALTATPKSFEQQRLLILLQPHLDEHRRVLSDNIYHNILNILDFITGMNDHEAYRLAQELQGHWGTMV
- a CDS encoding TetR/AcrR family transcriptional regulator, encoding MSRQHQFKAREENILAMAEQLLLESGDGDITLDSLADQLDLAKGTLYKHFSSKDELYLRIILRYEEQLFEINRIEDCPSAGVARMIFQQLYNPQKAMLLNQIEERLAASVTGLNRLFGELYDIRRQRMKRLIDIISVYLKDERSSLSTRDYLSSIWAMGQGGAGLLNSSFYQRYLGRRDTLRYAFVQQMLELPSHYPAADEQVMDEDMQELVDQIETESEEHRNANY